TGCCAAAAAACATGACAATCCCTTGGATGGTGTCCGTAATGGCCACGGCCCGGAAGCCCCCGATAGCCACATAGACAAGCACGACCACAGCGAAGATAAACAAGGCAGCGGTGTAAGAAAGACCGGTCACTGCCTGGATAAGGCGCCCTCCCCCAATCCACTGGGCAGCCATGATGGCAAACATAAACATAATGATGCTGGCCGAAGAGAGCAGAACCACCCATTTGCTCTGATAGCGTTCTTTCACAAAATCTACCAGAGTGACCGCCTTAATTTTACGGGCCATAATCGCAAACTTTTTACCCAGCACAGATAAAGTAAAATACCCGGTGACCAACTGGCTCATGGCCAATAAAACCCAGCCAAAACCAACCGTATAGGCCACACCGGGCCCCCCAATAAAACTGCTGGCACTGCCATAGGTGGCCACCATGGTCATGGCCAGCATCAAGCCTCCCAGTTCCCGGCTGCCCAAAAAGTATTCCTGCAAAAAAACAGGCGCCTGTTGGATCCGCTTGGAGGCATAAATTCCGACGGCAAAGACGACAATTAAAAACACAAGTAATGGAATGGCAACCGGCCAGTTCACTTCAGACCGCCTCCCTGATCGTCATCCAAAGGCACTTCCTTGTAGAAAAACTTAACCGCCAGAAAAACGATGCAACTGAAGACAACGAATCCCAAGACACAACTGAAGAAAAACCAGGCAGGAAGCCCCAATATATAGGTATACTCCTCCACCGGTTTAGAACCGAGACCGTAAGCAAAAGCAAACCACCACATAAAATTGGCCACAGCAATGACAATGCCGATGATCGCCTCCCGGTGGGAGACCTTAAAACGGGGATCTTCCTGAAACTTGGTGTCCAATCCTTGATCGCTGTTAGGCTTGTCAGCCATCTTCATCCTCCTCTCAAGGACTCTGTCTATTGTTAAAAAGGGTGGGAACATGATTTATCCGAATTCCACACCCCTTGGTCTCATTTTTGTCTGTCAATATCCACTATTTTGGTCGGATTGAGAATATTGTTGGGATCCAGTGCTTGTTTAATAGAAGCCATGACCTGTACAGCAGGACCATGTTCCCTCTCTTGGTACTTCTTTTTACCCACACCCACACCATGTTCTCCAGTGCAGGTTCCGCCCCGGGCCAAAGCATCCTCAACAATGTGCTCATTCACCTGTTCCGCTTTGCGCATTTCTTCCGGGTCTTGCCTGTCAATCATCAATACCACATGATAATTGCCATCTCCCACATGCCCCAGAATGCCACCGTTTAACCCTGATTCTGTCACCACCTCTCTGGCCCGGCGGATGGCGCCGGCCAGTTCTGAAATGGGCACGCAAACATCTGTGACCATGATCTTTTTGCCTGGGAAGCTGTGTACATAGGCATAAGCCAGATTATGACGCGCCTCCCACAGACGGTTGCGCCCCGTTGTATCTGTTTCAAATTGAATATCATCACACCCCATTTCAAAAACAAGCTCTTTGGTAAAAGCGACATCTTGCTTGAGTCCGTCTTCATTGCCATGGAATTCTAAGAATAACGTAGGCGCTTCCTTATAGCTAGTGCCGCTGAATTGGTTCACCTGCCGCACAGATTGTTCATCAACCAGTTCCACCCGGGCTACGGGAATGCCAGCTGACAAAATGCCGATCACCGCTTGTACCGCTTGGTCGAGCGTAGGGAAGGAAGCCCTGGCAGCCATGATGTGTTCAGGAATACCATACACTCTTAAGGTTAGCTCTGTGATACAGCCCAAGGTCCCTTCAGATCCCACAAATAATCCGTTTAAATGGTATCCGGAGGAAGACTTGGCCGCCTTGTTTCCGGTGTGAATCACCGTTCCATCTGCCAGCACCACTTCCATATCACGGACCTGATCCCGCATCACCCCATAACGTACCGAAGTGGTGCCACTGGCATTGGTTGCGGCCATCCCCCCCAACGTAGCGTCAGCACCCGGATCTACCGAAAAGAACAGACCATACTTTTTTAACTCTTTATTTAGTTGTGAACGGGTGACACCAGGCTGAACGGTAACCAGAAAATCATCAGGTCTAACCTCCAGGACTTTGTTCATCATAGAAAAATCAATCGTGATTCCTTTGTGGTAAGGGATCACATGTCCTTCCAGGCTCGTTCCTAATCCAAACGGCACAACAGGGATACGCTGTTGATTCGCAAAGCGCAAGATATCGCTGACCTCTTGAGTGTTCAGGGGAAAAACGACCACATCAGGCCGGCTGGGTTGATGATACGACTCATCCTGGCTATGCCGGTCAAGAACAGTCTCATTCGTCGAGACGCGGTCCTCAGCTGTTATTTTTTTCAGTTCTGCTACAAGATCCATGTCATCTGTACCTCCAATTCTGCCAATAATGTCAAGAAGCGGGATACAACAGGTCCTTCTTAAACAAGGTGTTTTTTCTGAAATCACATTCGCTTGGAAATAGACTTAATTTTATTATATTTAAATTTAAATATTGTTTGACAATCAGGTCAAGTCTTTAAGTTGCAGAATTTTTAATCATAATCCGGTTCCCGCCCAAGTATTGACAAAGTGCCTGCCATTATGCTTTACTAAAAGTAACCTCTTATGTAACCGGTTACACATCCTGATCAATCTTTGTTTCTTTTTATTTTGGCCAATGTGTAACCGGTTACACATTGGCATATAACTAGATTCTTCTCAGGTGATCATAATGTCGACAATCCGTGATGTTGCCAAACGAGCCCAAGTGTCTGTAGCCACCGTCTCTCGGGTGATCAATAACAGTGGATATGTTCAGTCCGAGACCAGAGAGAGAGTGCTTAAGGCAATGCAAGATTTGAATTATAAGCCCAATGCCATTGCCCAAAGCCTCAATCATAAAAAAACACGCAATATTGCGCTCGTTGTACCTGACATTACCAACCCGTTTTTTCCCGAGTTAGCCAGAGCTGTTGAAGACGTGGCACGCATCTATGGCTACACTGTCATTTTGTGTAATTCTGATGAAGACCTGAAAAAAGAACAGGGTTACATGGACATTATTCAACAGAAGTACATCGATGGTCTGATCCTTGTTTCCCATACACTTAAGCTTAATCATTTAATTGATGAAGTACCTGTTGTTCTACTGGACCGGCTAGTAGATCAAAACATTCCCACCGTAACAGCCAAAAATTATGAAGGTGCCATACTGGCCACCCGCCATTTACTGGACATAGGATGCCGAAAAATCGGTCACATTTGTGGCCCCAAATATATCCCCACTGCCCAACGTCGTTTGCAAGGGTACCTTCATGTTGTGGAACAGATGGAGTGGTTCTCTGATTCCTTAATCGTAGAAGGAAATTTCCAGCTGGAATTGGCTAAAGAAGCCACTCTCCACTTACTTGCCGAACATGCAGATATTGACGGAATCTTTGCTGGTAACGATTTGATGGCCGTTGGTGCCTTAAAAGCCATTCATCAAACAGGGCGAAAGGTGCCGCAGGATATTGCCTTGATTGGTTTTGATGGTATCTTTCTGTCCAAAGCGATGGAACCGGAATTAAGCACCGTTGCCCAGCCCATTTACGACATGGGAGCCATTGCTACACGGTTATTATTAAAAAAAATTGAGGACCAGCCCATCGATTCCGCATATCACGAGCTGGATGTCACCCTGCTGCAACGTGCATCTACTCGCCGGTAAATGACTACATGAAAGGAGCTTATGCCATGTCAAACAAGCAAGGAAACATCGTCGTAATCGGCAGCGTGAACATGGACTTGGTTGCCAAAACGGACCGCTTTCCGCAGCCAGGTGAAACCATCATTGGGCACCAGTTTTACCAAATCCCAGGGGGAAAAGGAGCCAATCAAGCTGTGGCAGCGGCAAGGCTGGGAGCTGAAGTCTCTTTTATTGGCTGTGTGGGAGACGATTTGTTTGGTCAGCAGCTGAGCAAGGGACTGGACAACGAAGGGATTAACCTCTCTGGCCTGCGGACCGTTGAAGGTGTCAGCTCCGGACTGGCCCATATCACCCTGACGGATACAGATAACACCATTATCGTCATTCCTGGAGCCAATGCCCACTGTACCCCTGAGCATATTGCCGCTCATGAATCTCTAATTGCCGGAGCAGACATCGTGCTAATGCAGTTGGAAATTCCACTGCAAACGGTGCAGTATGCTGTGCAACTGGCAGAACGCCACGGGATTCCTGTCATTTTGAATCCTGCTCCGGCCCATCCTTTGCCTAATGAACTGCTGCAGGGAGTTACATACCTTACTCCCAATGAAACAGAATTGGCCTTTCTGGCAGGAGGATTAGCAGCCTCAACTCACTCTCTTCAAATTCAACTGCAGGTGTTACTGAATCAGGGAGTTAAGCATGTTGTGGCCACTCAAGGTGAACGTGGTGTCCTATTCGGTTCCCAAGATAGTTCCTATATCCATCACCAACCGGCTCACCCTGTTCAGGCGATTGACACGACCGGTGCTGGAGATGCCTTCAATGCCGGGCTGGCTGTTGCTTTGGCTGAAGGAAATTCTTTGTCTGAATCAGTCACTTTTGCTTCAGCCGTGGGGGCCTTGGCTGTGACTAAACTGGGAGCTCAGCCAGGCATGCCCACCCGGGATGAGGTCATGAACTTTATCAAGCAGAAAGGATGAGACTCGTGAAAAAAACAGGGGTGATTAACAGCTCCATTTCTGCGGTCATTGCCCAACTGGGACACACTGATACTATTGTCGTTGCCGACTGCGGCTTACCCATTCCCGATCAGACCCAACGGATCGACATTTCCCTCAGACCTGGGACACCAGCGTTTATAGACGTATTGGAAACTATTTTGGATGAAATGAAGGTGGAACGTGCCATTGTGGCTTCAGAAATCACTC
This Caldalkalibacillus uzonensis DNA region includes the following protein-coding sequences:
- a CDS encoding YhdT family protein yields the protein MADKPNSDQGLDTKFQEDPRFKVSHREAIIGIVIAVANFMWWFAFAYGLGSKPVEEYTYILGLPAWFFFSCVLGFVVFSCIVFLAVKFFYKEVPLDDDQGGGLK
- a CDS encoding FAD-binding oxidoreductase, translating into MDLVAELKKITAEDRVSTNETVLDRHSQDESYHQPSRPDVVVFPLNTQEVSDILRFANQQRIPVVPFGLGTSLEGHVIPYHKGITIDFSMMNKVLEVRPDDFLVTVQPGVTRSQLNKELKKYGLFFSVDPGADATLGGMAATNASGTTSVRYGVMRDQVRDMEVVLADGTVIHTGNKAAKSSSGYHLNGLFVGSEGTLGCITELTLRVYGIPEHIMAARASFPTLDQAVQAVIGILSAGIPVARVELVDEQSVRQVNQFSGTSYKEAPTLFLEFHGNEDGLKQDVAFTKELVFEMGCDDIQFETDTTGRNRLWEARHNLAYAYVHSFPGKKIMVTDVCVPISELAGAIRRAREVVTESGLNGGILGHVGDGNYHVVLMIDRQDPEEMRKAEQVNEHIVEDALARGGTCTGEHGVGVGKKKYQEREHGPAVQVMASIKQALDPNNILNPTKIVDIDRQK
- a CDS encoding LacI family DNA-binding transcriptional regulator; translated protein: MSTIRDVAKRAQVSVATVSRVINNSGYVQSETRERVLKAMQDLNYKPNAIAQSLNHKKTRNIALVVPDITNPFFPELARAVEDVARIYGYTVILCNSDEDLKKEQGYMDIIQQKYIDGLILVSHTLKLNHLIDEVPVVLLDRLVDQNIPTVTAKNYEGAILATRHLLDIGCRKIGHICGPKYIPTAQRRLQGYLHVVEQMEWFSDSLIVEGNFQLELAKEATLHLLAEHADIDGIFAGNDLMAVGALKAIHQTGRKVPQDIALIGFDGIFLSKAMEPELSTVAQPIYDMGAIATRLLLKKIEDQPIDSAYHELDVTLLQRASTRR
- the rbsK gene encoding ribokinase, whose amino-acid sequence is MSNKQGNIVVIGSVNMDLVAKTDRFPQPGETIIGHQFYQIPGGKGANQAVAAARLGAEVSFIGCVGDDLFGQQLSKGLDNEGINLSGLRTVEGVSSGLAHITLTDTDNTIIVIPGANAHCTPEHIAAHESLIAGADIVLMQLEIPLQTVQYAVQLAERHGIPVILNPAPAHPLPNELLQGVTYLTPNETELAFLAGGLAASTHSLQIQLQVLLNQGVKHVVATQGERGVLFGSQDSSYIHHQPAHPVQAIDTTGAGDAFNAGLAVALAEGNSLSESVTFASAVGALAVTKLGAQPGMPTRDEVMNFIKQKG
- the rbsD gene encoding D-ribose pyranase, coding for MKKTGVINSSISAVIAQLGHTDTIVVADCGLPIPDQTQRIDISLRPGTPAFIDVLETILDEMKVERAIVASEITQHNPSIEAKVKSCMADTPLEYVPHEEFKQLTKQAKAVIRTGEATPYANIILVSGVTF